Below is a genomic region from Rana temporaria chromosome 3, aRanTem1.1, whole genome shotgun sequence.
aaccgcacgtcatttttgttttaaattgacggcggggttccccttaatatccataccagacctgaagggtctggttatggatatttagggggaaccgcacgtcatttattttttttatttttttaattgatggcgggctttcccttaatatccataccagacctaaagggtctggttattgaatttgcggggacctccgcgcatttttttttcccgaactccgatcacggacccaaactttttccaaagtccgtaccgaacccgaactttacagttcgggttcgctcaaccctactcttAAGGCCTTGTACATATGGGATTTGCTTGTATAAGAGCAGGGTGTATAGCAAAGCTTTTACAAAGCCTTCGGCCAGCTTCATACAACTTTCACTGAAGCCTTTGAAGaccttaatgtggttgtaaaggtttggtttttattttctaaatcggttcctttaagctagtgcattgagggttcacttaccttttccttccatttcccttctaaatgtttttttctttgtctgaatttttcacttcctgtttctcctcagtaagcttgcccccatcatccgagccattctgcctGGGTGTTAGTCAGCTTGCTTGCCCCCctctcttgggactacatccctgcggagagatgatgtgaacacagcgtctcccccacagggatgtagtcccaagggaggggggggggcaagcatgctgactaacccccagctagaatggctcggatgataggggcaagcttactgaggaggaacaggaagtgagaaattcagacaaagaaaaaaacatttagaagggaaatggaaggaaaaggtaagtgaaccaacaatgcactagcttaaaggaacctatttagaaaataaaaaagaacctttacaaaccctttaagttccAATTTGGGGATTTTAAACACAGATCTTTATACAAGTGCTGTTAATTCAAGCAAGCAGGCTGTTGTAAGCTTTAGCACAGCTCGAAACGTGTTGAAAGCCTGCTGAAGTCTTCTAGCAGCCTGTCTGAAAGAACAGTAAACACCTCCCTATAATGGAACTGAAGGTGCTGTAAAGCCTTTGTAGAAATCTGCTGGAAGCTTCCTAAAAGCCTTGTATACACTTCATAAACACTACACGTTGCTGTTTCAAATACTGATTCCTGTACGTACAAGTCATAAAAGAACCCTGTCATGACATAATCATAGATGCTGGCATTGACGACCTTCTGAAAACATTATTTGTCTCTATTCGCTAAGCGGTATCCTACTGTACGATACCgcatattgtttaaaaaaaaaagcttttcagcATTCGCTAACAAAACGCTACTACCACATGAGTTATTTTTTGAAGTCCTGCAGTATTTTAGTAGTGAAAGCCCGCATCCCTACCACAGGCTATCAGTAGCTGATGAAACTGCAACCATGAACAATAGTTGGAACACTCAAGCAAGCTATCCCATAATAATTGTATAGGCAAAGGAAAATGGTAAAAACTGGCAAAACAAACCTCCAGGATCCAGAATGTGCTGATGATGGTTGACAGCATGCAGTAGACCAGTGGTtcccaaccctgtcctcaagtaccccccaactggccatgtttgcaggttttcctttatcttgcacaggtgcttgaAATCAGTCaacggcttggtattttggacggctattttatctaagagaacttcccaaaacatggcctgttgggggtacttgaggacagggtttagAACCACTGCAGTAGACCATGCCGAATGTAGAATAAATTGGCCTTAGGGATATCAGGTTTAGAGCTGTGTGTATGGAATCCCCATATAATGGAATCAAACAGCCAAAGATCAGAACAAGGTCATGGGAGCCTCAGGTGTCGGTGACCAGTGCATCAAAAGTAATGTCATTCAGAGCCAGAAGTAGTCTGATGCAGCGCCGATGGTCAGTAACAGCCTGGAGGCTTGAACCACAAGCAGAGTCAGTGGAGAGCCATTGCTATTATGACACGTTTACTGCTAATGATGCTTTTTCAAGTCTGATACGGATGGACAGATTTCTTGCTTGTGTGATCCAACTATTGTTCTCCATTGCTGTTTCATCACTAGACCACGTCTAGACACATTACCTTTTACAACAAACAATTTTTTGGCGTTGGTATTCAAGTCTAGATTGACCATATACCTTGCATAGGAATCCCTTAAGGTTACACTTAATATACTAAGGTGTCCCTCTGAGCGCTTGTGGTTCTTTACGGACATttacctagattcacgtacgttgccgcaactttgcggcggcgtagcataaggcatttaagctatgccgccgtaagttagcgaggcatgtacatgattcacaatgtacttgcctgctatgttacggcggcgtagcctaaagcgggcgggcgtaagggcgccgaattcaaatgtgtgtaaggggggcgtgttttatgttaaccttccgtttttgacgttttttttttactgctcatgcgctgggcgcctacatttcccagtgtgcattgcggctaagtacgccgcacgggcctattgattttgacgtggacggaaatcccgattcacggacgaattacacaaacaacgtaaaaattttgacgcgggaacggcggccatacttaacattactattccatgtagggctaagctctaactttaggtggcctatgtctaacgtaaacggcgtaaaagtactgcgtcggccgggcgtacgttcgtgaatcggcgtatctactcatttacatattctacgccgaccgcaatggaagcgccacctagcggccatccgaaatattgcaatctaagataggacagcgcaagccgtcgtatcttggatatgtttaagcgtatctctgtttgagcatacacttaaacataagtcggcgtcgatctactgataagccggcctaactcttactgaatctacctatttgtttttattctcCAGTCGGTCTTCACCCATAGTAGCAGTAATTGTGACCTATACACCAGGACATGGAAGCATTTCTCATTGTCATCATACCCATACCCATTATTTGTTTATTGACGGTGGAAAGAGCTAAATGCTAACTCTTTCCTGACACATTTACAGCATGCATGTTTTGGGCTCTGTGACTTAAAAATATTTAATGCCAGCAAGGCAACAAGCACTTTAGAAAACTGCCAGCAATGGCAGTCTCCAGTACTTTTCCCACAACAGGATCactttaaagcagatcttcacttTTCCCTTTGACTCTGCGTGAATCCCCCAGACTTGCCCAAAACCCACCAGATCCCATACAAGGTAGGGCAGACACAATTACATCTTTTGCAGGAGAGCAGCAAATCTGAGTATTAATAGCCCTATGAATTTCACAAACCAATAATAAAGCTCAGGATTAATAAAACTATTTACCACTGTCTTCAGAATGtatagaagtattttttttttttttttttttatgattggaTTAAAGTTTATTTTACTAAAATCCAGGTAATATTTGTTTTCAATATAGGCATGTGTTCGGGAACACGCTGTTCAGTCCATTCTAGCTGGGAGAAAAATCAGCCGAGAGACTGCAGAAAAAGCTGTGGAAGAAGTGTTTGATACGTGTTTCAACGATCGGGCACCATTTGGTCGAATTCCTTATAATAAAGCTAGTGCAAATTTGTCATACAGAGAGTATATGAACCGAGGACGTTATTATGCCAATATCTGACCAAAATCGAGACTAGCTGAATGTTTTAGTATTGTTTATACAAATTATTTCTATTTGagatgtaatacatttttttcctctaaaACATTGTCTatagaaatgtatttttcagtTAGATGATTTGTGACAGATATTATCAGGGAAATTCAATGAGGCCTTAACGGTACTTTTCTGACAGTAGCTTTCTTTAGAACTACCTGTGCCTAATTCAAACAAGTATTTGCTTCAGTTTTGGTAACATTACTGACACGGGTGGCAAAGTCAAGTGGTTATTACTACTGCCACGTTGGCAACAAGTTTTTATGGcatcagcagattttttttttaaatcctcacCAGTTTGCAGATTAGGAAACTGGCGGTAATGCAGACCAGCTCTGAGCTGGTGTATCGATGTAGGCCAGTGCTGAGAGGGGGGCAAGACTGTTCAGGGAAACTCATGTACGTGACAGCTGTCCACACAGTGCCCCATTTAACTGTTGTGTGGGAGATTCCCCAGCCGAAAGCTAAATGTGAAATGGGCCTGGTATACTGTACAGGTGATAGGCCCCAAGGGGGCAGTAAGCAGAGTTTTAAAGTACAAAGAATACAACCTTTATTGATACATAAACAGTATAAAACTCCTTATACAATTAGGGCTATAGATATCCCAATGGTCCTTTTACAAAATAATGgttgcctctacatgtttcaccacaaacttggcttcttctggagcttttgtaggacctttattttaaaacattaccACCTGTTGAATGGTCGCGATTCCGGATACTCCCCAAGAGGTCCAATGGGGGACTTCTGTGCCACAAGGGTGAAAGGAAACCGGTTGGCCTATAGTTGCACCTGTTATTTCAAGAAGTTTTGTCAAATCGATCGGGGCGGGGGGGCGAATCTGTACTTTCCATATAGCAAAAAAGTTTGCTGCCGATGCGTTTTATAATTACCTGAAAAATGTCTGTCCATGTACACAtcaattgctaatttgcataccctctctgttagattgtaagctctaatgagcagggccctccgactcctcctgtattgtatagtaactactgtctgccctcatgttgtaaagtgctacgtaaactgttggtgctatataaatcctgtataataataagccattttttttttctgttcaagtTGGAACATTGTAAAATGCAGCAACTATACAAATGGCGTATATAAGTGGCGCTGCCTATGaactgaaaagtgatctagtggatTGCCCTTCACAAGTGAGCGTGCACTACTTTATATCATAGGTGATTTAAACTAAAATCGATTTGTGTTATCACAGAATCACCTGTCATTTGTAACCTTTGTGAGATGCCACGTTCATTCATCAAATTCCCACTATGTGTATTAACATCAAATTaccaaaatatactgtataagatATTATTCTTGAAGTGTCCttgaattattaaccacttaataaAGTAACTGTGTTGCTCCACCGAGCACTGTGACAAAAATCAGCAAATGTATAAaaaagtctatatatatatatatatatatatatatatatatatatatatatatatatatatatatatatatatatatatatacacacacacagaagtagaggtgcaacggatcaaaaaaatcacggatcggatcgatcctcggatcaggagtcacggatcggatcattttcggatcagcaaaaaaaaacaaaaaaaaaaaatcttgttacacccacctaaTCACTATCTACCCCCCTCCACCCTGGTGTACAGACATGCTCCCCAGGTGATGGTGTAGATCCTACCTACAGGTGCAGAGCTCACCGATGCTGTCTCCACGGGTCTGTAGTGAGCGCGGGGAGGCGTGTCGCGCTGTGCTCTGACAAGCACacgggggtggagcaagatggccgctgctccggagctaggcctaagccggggactttcctacggccgaggctccgcggattgcgtggtgtgccgatccgaacggggtgacccgttcggatcacggatcggtgacgatccgttgcacccctacacaGAAGTAAGAAAAAGGCAGCccaataaaaacacaattttccTGTGTGCTTGTGCAAAATTCAAAGTGACCTGTGCTTGCTCTTGATTCCAAAGTGATAAAGTGACTCTTGTGCTCCCCCTTTTGGATCCCTACTCACCAGCTCCTGATGCCCTTGCAGCTACAAATCGCATGTGGTGAGTATGCAGCTGGCTGCCGATCCGATCGTTCTCCTCCTATGACTCGTCTCGCGAAAACCAGCGCTTCCAGGCTCTCAAGGGGCAATTTCTGCTATCCTGTTGTCACTGGATCAAAATAATTTGGTAGTTTCCTCTTCTATAACCCAGATGGTATATCCTTTATCTCTAGCAGAGACCTGTTTCCTTCCCAAGATACAGGTCACTTTATCTTACTTCTGtttgcgtgtgtgtatatatatatatatatatatatatatatatatatatatatatatatatatatacacacacagtaaaaccttggtttaagagtaacttggtttgagagcgttttgcaagacgagcaaatttttttcataaattttgacttgatatacaagcgatgtcttgatatacaagtagtctCATGTCACATACATGAgtatacaagagaagagaggcgcctctaagtgtagcaataccccCATCTCTCTTTCCCATGCCTGTATGTAACCAAGGTTCTGTGGGGCCTTCAACTCGATCACCATAGTATATAATGTCGATATTGCATGTCTCACTGACTCTCCTTTCAAGCATAGGTTTTCAAACTTAGATGGTGTAGTTATTTCTCTAGGTCACATAGAGATTAATCTTAGAAATGCATTTAACTGCATTCTCCTGAAAAAGTCTAAACTTTCTCCAAACTCACAGTTCAACTCTTCTCTAGACATTACTTGATTGTCTACCGTGAAATGTATCAGTCTATTTTGACCCTGTCGATTTAGAGTCCTAAAACTTTTATCCTTTAGTCCCATTTCAAACTCTGGATTACCCAGAGTGTCGCTCATACTGTCGGATGTTGCTTTGCTGCTTGCGGTATTATCGTGTTTTTTAGCCatctaaaggcaaaaaaaattgatAGCTGTTGTTGTAGTACTGTACTCGTCTCGATGCCCATTGCTTCCGATTTGTTATAGTTAACCTTAAAATTGGACAATCATCTATACTTATCCATTTCAGCCATTAATGACGGCAAAGATAGAACTAGGCGGGTTATAAAAAACAACAGATCGTCCGCAAATGGGGCCACTTTATGTTCCCTTCCCTTCACTCTGATGCCTCCAATGTCTGAATTGGCCCTTATTGTTCTGAGAAATGGCTCCAGTGTCAACCTAAAGATAATCTGAGACAATGGGCATCCCTGACGTGTTCCATTCTTAATAGAAAAGGGCTCTGAGAGTATTTTATTTATCTTAATTCTGGCTTTGGGAGAGGAGTATAGACTCATAACCCAATTCTGCATCCCCCTTTTCAGCCCTATATGTTGTACGGTCGCTCTCAGGAAGAACCAGtcaactctgtcaaatgctttttctgcgTCTGTGGGTACTAATACTAGTGTTTTTTGATGATTTTGGGCGTAATGTATGGCACTTATAACTCTTTGCGTATTCTCCCTACCTTCCCTTTCTGGCGTGAATCCTACCCGATCAGAATGTATTAAAGTAGGTATATATGGTAATAATCTGGTTGAGAGTATTTTTGCAAAGATCTTTAAGTCCACATTTAGCAGTGAGATTGGACGGTAGCTCGAGCATTGAGCCTGGTCTTTCCCCTCTTTATGTATCACTGTTATATGGGCCATCAACGATTCTACTGGTATTATTTGCCCTTCTTGTATTccatttttttacagttttaaaaTTACAGTTGCCTCAGATTCAATTGAACTGattttttaatagtaataaaTTACacaatgcaaaacttttttttaatgtaagttgaaataccctttaaccactagagCCAGAGGCCTCGCCATGCATTATTGAAGTcacctttctccctccctccttttctGTTTTGTCGGGTCCCCAATTGTCTCCCGATTTATGATGGGGGGGGAGTAACATCTTCCTATTTGCCTAAGGGATCACCAATGCCTGATCTATACTCTTCTGCCACCATCTCACCATGCCATTTACTATTTCAAATATTTGTAATGTGTTCCCAATATTTAGATTCTGATCGGGAGCTTGCTTCCTGCCTATGCGCTTTTTTGTGTATTGTATATtgtgttaaaaatgtattaaatctgTTCTTTTTAAAGAATATAATAGGAATAATATTTGGTCGAAGTTGCTTTGTGTGCTTGCACACAGAAATATCaaccagcagagggagccataagACTAAGTCTATAGCCATGTGAAAATAATTAGCACTGCAATACTTCAAAGGAATAAGCTGATGGAAACTATGAGCTACTGTTCACACACACCAATAAATTGAATGCATACACTTTAATTATGTACTGCACTTGTGAACACAACAATGATTACCGTGTGTCCTTGAGCAATTCATAAAGCGTGCTTACATTCAAGACAAAGAATCTGAAACAAATGGCAATCAATCTAGAAACATAAAAGTATTGTAGCAATGAATGATTTTGTTTTTGAGGCATGAATGGGAAAGTTCACTAATTACTACTTTTGATAATACTCTTCAAAGATGATAAAACAAGTCCCAGCTAAAGCTTTTTACAGTTTACTGCCTTTGGTCCTCGTGTGTTCAGTTTGTTAATTACTCGTATCTTTATTCTGAAATTAAAAGACAATCTTTTACTTTACAGTAAGCATGGAGTCCTCTTTTTGGAGAATTCAAAGATTGGATGATATGTTATTGCTTAGCTGtgtttatattgtttttaacCTGCAAGGTTTTTTGACAGTAGTAAGATATATGCCAAGGTAAAAGTGAACACAAAACACTATACTCTAGttaaaaatcaaataaatgtATACATACGTTCTATACAAGTATTTATTCTGAATGTGGAGCTAGATAAATTACAACATGATGCCCGCTGGAAGGCATATGGTATATGTCACAGATTTTAAAGATGGTGTTATGTACTCATTGCCCTCTCATATGCATTTCTACTATATGCAATTGCAACATGCCGTTAAGGCACAAGGTGATGTGGGCAGGTGGAATTTGTGTCCTACACCTatctttaatttaattaaatcaGCTGACAGctctaagacctctttcacactggggcgggaggtgcggtggcggtatagcgccgctatttttagtggcgctaaaCCCCGGGAATTGTGGCGGTATTCAGCCGCtaacggtgcggttttaacccccactagtggccgaaaaggggttaataccacctgcaatccgcctctgcagaggcgcattgccggcgttgTAGCCGCGGtgacccattgttttcaatgggaaggagcggtaaacacaccgctccaaagatgctgctggcaggacttttggggcTGtcacgccagcgcatcgcctcagtgtgaaagcacccaggctctcacactgagactgcagggcaggagtttttcagacggTATTTAGAttagctatttttagcgctaaaaggaCTGACAAAAATCCTCAGTGTAAAAGTGGTataaggctggcttcacactgctCCGACAAAAGCTCCGACattaggagctcatgtcgcatgacgtgtgaaaatcaatgtttccctatgagagacgtcttaactggtccgacacaagtcggagcgactttgaaaatgctccctgtactactttggtccaactttgatcctacttcagcccattgaatatcattgaagtcggatcaaagtaggacccttgttctaaccatccgacttttgacatctgacatgtgattacaaaagcagtaaaaataatttatctcccactgggattgttttgattgg
It encodes:
- the LOC120931934 gene encoding mitochondrial inner membrane protease ATP23 homolog isoform X2: MNKVVTHELIHAYDHCRAHADFLNNIQHLACSEIRAASLSGDCSLTNEMLRLKFGVKEHHQACVREHAVQSILAGRKISRETAEKAVEEVFDTCFNDRAPFGRIPYNKASANLSYREYMNRGRYYANI